One part of the Lachnospiraceae bacterium JLR.KK002 genome encodes these proteins:
- a CDS encoding DUF5722 domain-containing protein, protein MMKRIMTLFLAVILLFQTEVGILYAMEPLPVQQPGTDVTEGAEDSGQEDTPSGEEIPEEPSARTGAENPAEYTITFQFNGGMTEGSTETSSQIIVTEGEEATSVAARVPVPVRTGYKLENWKDEAGIVYDFTRPESLPEITSDLTLNACWTAIAYTIHFDANGGTGEMADQIIRYDEDQNLAACQFTRPGYAFEGWKWEEMNITYQDENPVKNLTDQDGAVITLKAIWKVGNYTVRFDANGGTGEMDEQEFTYTQNKALLNNKYKRTGYTFKGWNTRPDGTGISYQNKQKVKSLTEENGGVVVLYAMWEGNPYRVTYNGNGATSGSMADSSHVYGTFSSLNRNNFKRKGFLFAGWNTEKNGTGRAFSDGAQVYDLTTEKDETVTLYACWTPITYTITYYTNGGKLSSSSRKTYTADAPFVLPRPTRKGYDFDGWYKKSNFKSRIGEIKPGQTGNLVVYAKWVKCTEKAKSDSAKLTTCKATGSGKVSVQATIKKRVASSDDYYYLMYINPMNQKIYKVASKVYKKKNITFNLKTAENQGYATSTFGIAVKKSGKYKLISNTSYVKNVEKAAKNKSKYNPGRTKKGIQFSDNLQEVYNCGAKQTFLNVTVSMVCNNGTVPYVYNGKTYYFNPMDSYREIVMDCNRNNVTVTMQVMLDWTEGHTDLIASKARVRGVAPFYTWNVTTNKSREKMEAIFCYLGMVFGKKNCSVSNWVLGNEVNNPAGWNYKGGMSETAYFKAYAYGFRALYYAIRSQSSNAHIFICTDNLWNTSVKGGYSARHVIEAFNKQLNKIQKGLKWHLAYHAYSTPLTYTKFWDGLGITGDVNTPYITMKNIDVLTKYIKKNYGSSVRIILSEQGYSSTWGETNQAAALAYSYYIAACNPMIDAFIIRSYSDHPVEVAQGLKMGIYGKEAFKVFKYMDTSQTNKYTKKYLSIIGATSWKKIVPGYKFNRLRKMYRNV, encoded by the coding sequence ATGATGAAACGTATTATGACACTGTTTTTAGCAGTGATACTTCTGTTTCAGACAGAAGTGGGAATATTGTATGCCATGGAACCATTACCCGTACAGCAGCCGGGAACGGATGTGACAGAGGGAGCGGAGGATTCCGGACAGGAGGATACGCCTTCCGGAGAAGAAATCCCCGAAGAGCCTTCTGCCAGGACCGGAGCGGAGAACCCGGCGGAATATACCATTACCTTTCAGTTTAACGGAGGAATGACAGAAGGAAGCACGGAAACCTCCAGTCAGATTATCGTGACAGAAGGAGAGGAGGCGACCTCTGTTGCCGCAAGGGTTCCGGTACCGGTAAGAACAGGTTATAAGCTGGAGAACTGGAAGGATGAAGCCGGAATCGTATATGATTTTACCCGGCCGGAGAGCCTGCCGGAAATCACCTCAGATCTGACGCTGAACGCGTGCTGGACAGCCATCGCCTATACCATTCACTTTGACGCCAACGGCGGAACCGGAGAGATGGCAGACCAGATCATCCGGTATGACGAAGACCAGAATCTGGCGGCCTGCCAGTTTACCCGTCCCGGCTATGCTTTTGAAGGCTGGAAATGGGAAGAGATGAATATTACATATCAGGATGAGAATCCCGTAAAGAACCTGACAGACCAGGACGGAGCGGTGATTACCCTGAAGGCCATCTGGAAAGTGGGAAATTATACGGTCCGTTTTGACGCCAACGGCGGAACCGGTGAAATGGATGAACAGGAGTTTACCTATACTCAGAATAAGGCGCTGTTGAACAACAAATACAAACGGACCGGTTATACCTTTAAAGGCTGGAATACAAGGCCGGACGGAACCGGAATTTCCTATCAGAACAAGCAGAAGGTAAAATCTCTGACAGAGGAAAACGGCGGAGTGGTAGTACTCTATGCCATGTGGGAGGGGAACCCCTACCGGGTCACTTATAACGGAAACGGGGCCACCAGCGGCAGTATGGCCGACAGCAGCCATGTATACGGAACATTCAGTTCGCTGAACCGGAATAATTTTAAGCGGAAGGGCTTTCTCTTTGCAGGATGGAATACGGAAAAGAACGGAACCGGAAGGGCTTTTTCCGACGGGGCGCAGGTGTATGACCTTACCACGGAAAAAGATGAAACCGTTACCCTGTATGCCTGCTGGACGCCCATTACCTATACCATTACATATTACACAAACGGAGGAAAGCTGTCTTCCTCCAGCAGGAAAACCTATACGGCAGACGCGCCCTTTGTGCTGCCAAGGCCCACCCGAAAAGGGTATGATTTTGACGGATGGTATAAAAAGTCCAATTTTAAGAGCCGGATTGGTGAAATAAAACCGGGTCAGACCGGGAATCTGGTGGTCTATGCCAAGTGGGTGAAATGTACGGAGAAAGCCAAATCAGATTCAGCCAAACTTACCACCTGCAAGGCCACAGGCTCCGGGAAGGTGAGTGTGCAGGCCACCATCAAAAAAAGGGTGGCAAGCTCGGATGATTACTACTATCTGATGTATATAAATCCCATGAATCAGAAAATATATAAAGTAGCTTCCAAAGTTTACAAGAAGAAAAATATTACATTTAACCTGAAAACAGCGGAGAACCAGGGCTATGCCACATCCACCTTCGGCATTGCTGTGAAAAAGAGCGGGAAATACAAGCTGATCAGCAATACTTCCTATGTGAAAAATGTGGAGAAGGCAGCCAAAAACAAGTCCAAATACAATCCGGGACGGACGAAAAAAGGCATTCAGTTTTCCGATAATCTGCAGGAAGTCTATAACTGCGGAGCGAAACAGACCTTTTTGAATGTTACAGTTTCCATGGTGTGCAACAACGGAACCGTGCCCTATGTGTATAATGGGAAGACCTATTATTTTAATCCCATGGACAGTTACCGGGAGATTGTCATGGACTGTAACCGGAACAATGTGACAGTGACCATGCAGGTAATGCTGGACTGGACCGAAGGCCATACGGATCTGATTGCCTCCAAAGCCAGAGTCCGGGGAGTAGCCCCTTTCTATACCTGGAATGTGACCACTAATAAATCCAGAGAGAAAATGGAAGCGATTTTCTGTTATCTGGGCATGGTATTCGGAAAGAAAAACTGCAGCGTGTCCAACTGGGTACTGGGAAATGAGGTCAACAATCCGGCAGGATGGAATTATAAGGGCGGCATGTCGGAGACTGCCTACTTCAAGGCCTATGCCTATGGATTCCGGGCTTTGTACTATGCCATCCGGAGCCAGTCTTCCAACGCTCATATTTTCATCTGCACGGATAATCTGTGGAATACTTCCGTAAAGGGAGGCTACAGTGCCCGACATGTAATTGAGGCATTCAACAAGCAGCTCAATAAGATACAGAAAGGGCTGAAATGGCACCTGGCATACCATGCCTATTCCACGCCTCTGACCTACACCAAGTTCTGGGACGGACTGGGTATTACGGGAGATGTGAATACCCCTTACATCACCATGAAAAATATTGATGTGCTGACGAAATACATTAAGAAGAATTATGGTTCTTCCGTGCGCATTATCCTGTCAGAGCAGGGATATTCTTCCACCTGGGGAGAAACCAATCAGGCGGCGGCCCTGGCTTACAGTTACTATATTGCGGCCTGCAATCCCATGATTGACGCTTTTATTATCCGGAGTTATTCCGACCATCCCGTGGAGGTTGCCCAGGGACTGAAAATGGGAATTTACGGAAAAGAAGCCTTTAAAGTATTTAAATATATGGACACTTCTCAGACGAATAAATACACCAAAAAATATCTGTCCATTATAGGGGCCACTTCCTGGAAAAAGATTGTGCCGGGATATAAATTCAACAGGCTCCGGAAAATGTATCGAAATGTATAA
- the rfbB gene encoding dTDP-glucose 4,6-dehydratase produces MRTYLVTGGAGFIGSNYIHYMFRKYDNEIRIINVDKLTYAGNLENLKDVESRDNYTFVKADICDKEKISRIFEENDIDRVVHFAAESHVDRSIRNPEVFVQTNVLGTAVLLNCAKAAWEQEDGSFKEGKKFLHVSTDEVYGSLEEDGAYFYETTPYDPHSPYSASKASSDFLVKAYIDTYHFPANITNCSNNYGPYQFPEKLIPLIINNALQGKKLPVYGDGKNVRDWLYVDDHAKGIDMVQEHGKLGETYNIGGHNEKQNIEIINIIIETLQEMLPEDDPRRKLVSKDLITYVEDRKGHDRRYAIAPDKIKAEIGWEPETMFKEGIRKTIAWFFEHEDWMKNVTSGDYQKYYEEMYAK; encoded by the coding sequence ATGAGAACTTATCTTGTAACCGGAGGAGCCGGTTTTATCGGCTCAAATTATATTCATTATATGTTCCGGAAATATGATAACGAAATCAGGATTATCAATGTGGATAAACTGACTTATGCGGGAAATCTGGAAAATCTGAAAGATGTGGAATCCAGAGATAACTACACCTTTGTAAAAGCTGATATCTGCGATAAGGAGAAGATTAGCAGAATATTTGAGGAAAATGACATTGACCGGGTGGTGCACTTTGCGGCAGAGAGCCATGTGGACCGCAGTATCCGCAATCCGGAAGTGTTTGTGCAGACCAATGTGCTGGGCACAGCAGTGCTTCTGAACTGTGCCAAAGCAGCCTGGGAGCAGGAAGACGGAAGTTTTAAGGAAGGAAAAAAATTTTTGCATGTTTCCACAGATGAGGTGTACGGTTCCCTGGAGGAAGACGGGGCTTATTTCTATGAGACAACTCCCTATGATCCTCACAGCCCTTATTCCGCCAGTAAGGCCAGCTCCGATTTTCTGGTAAAGGCCTATATTGACACTTATCATTTTCCGGCCAACATTACCAACTGTTCCAATAATTACGGGCCTTATCAATTCCCGGAAAAGCTGATTCCCCTGATTATCAACAATGCGCTGCAGGGGAAGAAACTTCCGGTATACGGAGACGGGAAAAATGTGCGGGACTGGCTCTATGTGGATGACCATGCCAAAGGGATTGATATGGTGCAGGAGCATGGAAAGCTGGGTGAAACCTACAATATCGGCGGACATAATGAGAAGCAGAACATTGAAATTATCAATATTATTATCGAAACCCTGCAGGAAATGTTGCCGGAGGACGACCCAAGGCGGAAACTGGTGAGCAAAGATCTGATTACCTATGTGGAAGACCGGAAAGGACATGACAGAAGGTATGCCATCGCCCCGGATAAAATCAAAGCTGAAATCGGCTGGGAGCCGGAGACCATGTTCAAAGAAGGAATCCGAAAGACCATTGCCTGGTTCTTTGAGCATGAGGACTGGATGAAAAATGTAACCAGCGGCGATTATCAGAAATATTACGAGGAAATGTACGCAAAGTAA
- the rfbA gene encoding glucose-1-phosphate thymidylyltransferase RfbA, translated as MKGIILAGGAGTRLYPLTKAISKQIMPVYDKPMIYYPLSTLMLAGIREVLIISTPRDLPVFEDLLGDGSQLGMKFAYAVQTEPRGLADAFIIGADFIGKDAVALVLGDNIFYGQSFSKVLLNAASRTESQPGATIFGYYVRDPREYGVVEFDEAGTAISIEEKPEHPKSNYAVPGLYFYDNDVVEIARNVKPSGRGEIEITSVNNEYLSRGNLKVETLGRGFAWLDTGNHNMLLAAADFVSAFQKRQGMYISCIEEIAYKRGFIDVEQLKKLAEPLLKTEYGQYLMEIAAGL; from the coding sequence ATGAAAGGAATTATTCTGGCGGGAGGCGCCGGAACCAGGCTGTACCCGCTGACAAAGGCTATTTCCAAGCAGATTATGCCGGTGTATGACAAACCCATGATTTATTATCCCCTGTCGACGCTGATGCTGGCAGGGATTCGGGAGGTGCTGATTATTTCCACACCCAGGGATTTGCCGGTGTTTGAGGATTTGCTGGGAGACGGAAGCCAGCTCGGCATGAAATTTGCGTATGCAGTACAGACGGAGCCCAGGGGGCTGGCAGACGCTTTTATTATCGGCGCTGATTTTATCGGTAAAGACGCTGTGGCACTGGTGCTTGGAGACAATATTTTTTACGGGCAGAGTTTTTCAAAGGTGCTGCTGAATGCAGCCAGCCGGACGGAGAGCCAGCCGGGAGCCACGATTTTCGGTTACTATGTGCGAGACCCCAGAGAGTACGGTGTGGTGGAATTTGATGAAGCAGGAACTGCCATTTCCATTGAGGAAAAACCGGAACATCCCAAATCCAACTATGCGGTACCGGGACTGTATTTCTATGACAATGACGTGGTGGAGATTGCCAGGAATGTGAAACCTTCCGGCCGGGGAGAAATTGAGATTACCAGTGTCAATAACGAGTATCTGAGCCGTGGGAACCTGAAAGTGGAAACCCTGGGCCGGGGATTTGCCTGGCTGGACACCGGGAACCACAATATGCTGCTGGCAGCGGCTGATTTTGTGTCAGCATTCCAGAAACGGCAGGGAATGTATATTTCCTGTATTGAAGAAATCGCTTACAAGCGGGGCTTTATTGATGTGGAGCAGCTGAAAAAGCTGGCGGAACCTTTGCTGAAAACAGAATACGGACAGTATCTGATGGAAATTGCGGCAGGGCTGTAA
- the rfbC gene encoding dTDP-4-dehydrorhamnose 3,5-epimerase, whose translation MGKIKVTDNCNGIAGLKVIEPAVFGDARGYFMETYNYNDFAEAGIDCTFVQDNQSASRKGVLRGLHFQINYPQDKLVRVVRGQVFDVAVDLREGSETFGKWFGVTLSEENKKQFFIPKGFAHGFVVLSDYAEFCYKVTDFYHPNDEGGLLWKDSGIGVQWPMPEGMTEEELILSDKDKVWGGIEEYISNKKER comes from the coding sequence ATGGGAAAGATTAAAGTGACGGATAACTGCAACGGAATTGCAGGGCTGAAAGTAATTGAGCCGGCAGTGTTCGGCGATGCCAGAGGCTATTTTATGGAAACCTATAATTATAATGATTTTGCAGAGGCAGGCATTGACTGCACCTTTGTGCAGGATAATCAGTCCGCCTCCAGAAAAGGTGTTTTGCGGGGGCTGCATTTTCAGATTAACTATCCTCAGGATAAACTGGTCCGGGTGGTAAGAGGACAGGTGTTTGACGTGGCTGTGGATTTGCGTGAGGGCTCCGAAACCTTTGGAAAATGGTTTGGTGTTACTCTGTCTGAAGAAAATAAAAAGCAGTTTTTTATTCCGAAAGGATTTGCCCACGGATTTGTGGTGCTGTCCGATTATGCGGAGTTTTGCTATAAGGTAACTGATTTTTACCATCCCAATGACGAGGGAGGCCTGTTGTGGAAAGACAGCGGCATCGGTGTTCAGTGGCCCATGCCGGAGGGCATGACCGAGGAGGAGCTGATTCTGTCAGATAAGGACAAAGTCTGGGGCGGTATTGAGGAGTATATAAGCAACAAAAAGGAAAGGTAG
- a CDS encoding InlB B-repeat-containing protein — protein sequence MKKRILALFLAGVMTFTMAPAEAFATAPGGESSASPETEETVPEKEDAADTEEDISFQKDSIDVTDEMFSDTSEPVELPERMIPEETESETESELPEGWTPPVGGMVRPEVIELPEGAADSLDTLDLTENEDGELLYRSKVLGSQQYSSPWDIYSSNYIYNRLNEKERTFWDALDLVSLEYLTGVQNGVNKPLDGEIYYISEKGISFTSLGISVDRAADLFLLFTYSNPQYYFWDQGFLRTSSAMYPLFYDAFANGAARAAETAKVKAQIDAMEAQIAAGATELEKIQIAHDLIIRKVMYDHGINLNNPGASQTQNPYHQSAYSVFATDYTVCAGYTKAFTLLMNGAGIDAISVTSHNHAWNLVAINDSWYQIDCTWDDMDGESGRDLMYGYFNRSSAMITGALDQQGSHRMEAFYTGMVPVCSQDSGAAPDSIGTYATPAAQTAAPVITQQYTGDKVAVTLTSATPGAEIYYTIDSTNPSSSATRCFYYRGAFAADPNTVINAVAVCDTLWDSGISTVRTEEKTYTVKFDVRGGSKVSSQKVSAGTKAKKPSNPKRGKYSFEGWYTSKNYKTKWDFSKKVTKDMTLYAKWKKVSVKQVTINKVTNVSGKKMKVTLKKVSGAKGYEIRYATNSSMKSSRRVTSTSTGKTIKKLKKGKTYYVQARAYKKDSKGKKVYGSWSKKKTVVIQK from the coding sequence ATGAAAAAGAGGATTTTAGCGTTATTCCTGGCAGGAGTTATGACCTTTACCATGGCTCCCGCAGAAGCATTTGCAACAGCGCCCGGCGGAGAATCATCTGCTTCACCGGAAACAGAAGAAACGGTTCCGGAAAAAGAGGATGCTGCAGATACAGAGGAAGATATTTCTTTTCAGAAAGACAGTATTGACGTAACGGATGAGATGTTTTCAGATACTTCTGAACCGGTGGAACTGCCGGAACGGATGATTCCGGAAGAAACGGAGTCGGAAACAGAATCCGAACTGCCGGAAGGCTGGACGCCTCCTGTGGGCGGAATGGTGCGGCCGGAAGTCATTGAGCTGCCGGAAGGGGCTGCGGATTCCCTGGATACCCTGGATTTAACAGAGAATGAAGACGGAGAACTGCTGTACCGTTCCAAAGTTCTGGGCTCTCAGCAGTACAGTTCTCCCTGGGATATTTATTCTTCCAATTATATCTATAATCGCCTGAATGAAAAGGAGAGGACATTTTGGGATGCGCTGGATCTGGTTTCTCTGGAATACCTGACCGGTGTTCAGAATGGAGTAAACAAGCCTTTAGATGGTGAAATATACTATATATCAGAGAAAGGAATTAGCTTCACTTCTCTGGGAATAAGTGTGGACAGAGCAGCGGATCTGTTTCTTCTGTTTACCTATTCCAATCCCCAGTATTATTTCTGGGATCAGGGCTTCCTGAGAACTTCCAGCGCCATGTACCCTCTTTTTTATGACGCTTTTGCCAATGGAGCAGCAAGGGCGGCGGAAACGGCCAAAGTAAAGGCTCAGATTGACGCTATGGAAGCTCAGATTGCAGCGGGAGCTACAGAACTGGAAAAGATTCAGATTGCCCATGACCTGATTATCCGGAAGGTAATGTATGATCACGGCATCAATCTGAATAATCCGGGAGCGTCCCAGACTCAGAATCCGTATCATCAGAGTGCCTACAGTGTATTTGCTACAGATTATACCGTATGTGCCGGATACACCAAAGCCTTTACCCTTTTGATGAACGGAGCGGGTATTGACGCCATAAGTGTGACAAGTCATAACCATGCCTGGAATCTGGTGGCTATCAATGATTCCTGGTATCAGATTGACTGTACCTGGGATGATATGGACGGGGAGTCTGGCCGGGATTTGATGTATGGATATTTTAACCGCAGTTCAGCCATGATTACCGGGGCTCTTGATCAGCAGGGTTCCCACAGAATGGAAGCATTCTATACGGGCATGGTGCCGGTTTGCAGCCAGGATTCCGGAGCTGCCCCGGACAGTATCGGAACTTATGCAACGCCCGCAGCTCAGACGGCTGCACCGGTTATTACCCAGCAGTATACGGGGGATAAAGTGGCGGTAACTCTGACTTCCGCTACGCCGGGGGCAGAGATATATTATACCATAGATTCCACCAACCCATCTTCTTCTGCCACCCGTTGCTTTTACTACAGAGGAGCCTTTGCAGCAGATCCCAATACGGTGATCAATGCTGTGGCAGTTTGCGATACACTCTGGGACAGCGGAATTTCCACAGTCAGAACAGAGGAAAAAACTTACACGGTGAAATTTGATGTCAGAGGCGGAAGCAAGGTATCTTCACAGAAGGTTTCAGCAGGTACGAAGGCGAAGAAACCGTCTAATCCCAAACGCGGGAAATACAGTTTTGAAGGCTGGTATACCAGCAAAAATTATAAGACGAAGTGGGATTTCAGCAAAAAAGTAACCAAAGACATGACCCTTTATGCAAAGTGGAAAAAGGTTTCTGTAAAGCAGGTTACCATTAACAAAGTCACAAATGTTTCCGGTAAGAAAATGAAGGTAACTCTGAAGAAGGTCAGCGGCGCCAAAGGGTACGAAATCCGCTATGCCACCAATTCCAGTATGAAATCTTCCAGACGGGTAACCAGTACATCCACCGGCAAGACTATAAAGAAGCTGAAAAAAGGAAAGACATATTATGTGCAGGCCAGGGCATACAAGAAAGATTCCAAAGGAAAGAAAGTATATGGCTCCTGGAGTAAGAAAAAGACAGTTGTCATTCAGAAATAG
- a CDS encoding helix-turn-helix transcriptional regulator: MEIGTKIAHARREMGMTQGELADKMSVTRQTVSRWETGTALPDVEKVAGLADILQVSCDYLLKEQLPASEEKLSAEDERTPEHASSVTKLLSGIEGKHVRISFYDDEEDMDVWERICRIDGFEGNWVRVAIQHKNREQKKLIALSSVLSFEIVDEGGC, translated from the coding sequence GTGGAAATTGGTACAAAAATTGCCCATGCAAGGCGGGAGATGGGAATGACACAGGGAGAACTGGCAGATAAGATGTCTGTCACAAGGCAGACGGTATCCAGATGGGAAACGGGAACCGCGCTTCCTGATGTTGAAAAAGTGGCAGGCCTTGCAGATATTTTGCAGGTATCCTGCGATTATCTTTTAAAGGAACAGTTGCCGGCCTCTGAAGAAAAATTATCAGCGGAAGATGAAAGAACGCCGGAACATGCAAGCTCTGTCACAAAATTACTTTCCGGTATCGAAGGGAAACATGTCCGCATATCTTTTTATGACGATGAGGAGGATATGGATGTATGGGAGCGAATCTGCAGAATAGATGGTTTTGAAGGAAACTGGGTCAGAGTTGCCATACAGCATAAAAACAGAGAACAGAAAAAGCTGATAGCCCTTTCCTCGGTGCTTTCATTTGAAATTGTGGATGAAGGAGGCTGTTAG